The segment CACTATTTCGATGTGATTCTTACCGATGTTCCCTGTTCGGGAGAAGGTATGTTCCGCAAAGATAACGGAGCGATTACAGAATGGTCATTAGCAAATGTAAATCGTTGTTCCTCAAGACAAAAAGAAATTCTTTCTTCTACTTGGGACCTGCTGCGTCCCGGAGGTTTGTTTATTTACAGTACCTGTACTTACAATACCGAAGAAAACGAGGATACGATTATCTGGCTGCATGAAAATTACGGAGCAGAAGTATTACCGGTAATTACTAAACAAAGCTGGGGCATAAAACCAGCCTTAAAAGGGAACTTTCCTGTATATCGTTTTATGCCCCATGCAACGAAAGGAGAAGGTTTTTTTATAGCTGTACTCCAAAAACCAGACAGTGAATCTTGCACACATCGGGAAACACTAATTTCGGCTGCGTTAAAAAAGAATAAAAAAAAGAAAAATAACGGACAACGGCAAACATCGGATAACGGATTATACCACTATATTTCGGAAGCAGATAACTTTGTTTTCGAAAATAATGAAGAGCGTTCGTTTGCTTTTCCAAAAGTTTACGCAAATGATCTTATTTTATTGTCGGATCGGCTCAACCTGTTACATGCTGGTATTCCACTGACTGTTTCAAAAGGGAAAGACAAAGTACCGGAACACGCTTTGGCACTTTCTTCATATATCAATAGAAAAAATTTCCCTACGGTAGAAATCGATATCTCAACAGCTATCTCTTATTTACGACGTGAAACCATTACCATTCCCGAAGGATACCCCAAAGGATACTTATTGGTTATATTCAAAGATACGCCGTTAGGTTGGATCAAAAACATCGGTAATCGTACAAACAACCTCTATCCTCAAGAGTGGCGTATTCGCAGCAGCCATTCCCCGGAAAATACCGAACATTTTTTATGAAAC is part of the Coprobacter tertius genome and harbors:
- a CDS encoding methyltransferase RsmF C-terminal domain-like protein → MTLPDEFIVRNRRLLGEKEYNLFEAALQKTPPVSIRVNKRKNGSRFFGQNIVPWEENAFYLEERPSFTFDPLFHAGTYYVQEASSMFLGQILEQYVKKPVRYLDLCAAPGGKSTQAIDILSKDSLIICNEILRSRANILTENVIKWGQPNCIVTNNNVSDFSYLHHYFDVILTDVPCSGEGMFRKDNGAITEWSLANVNRCSSRQKEILSSTWDLLRPGGLFIYSTCTYNTEENEDTIIWLHENYGAEVLPVITKQSWGIKPALKGNFPVYRFMPHATKGEGFFIAVLQKPDSESCTHRETLISAALKKNKKKKNNGQRQTSDNGLYHYISEADNFVFENNEERSFAFPKVYANDLILLSDRLNLLHAGIPLTVSKGKDKVPEHALALSSYINRKNFPTVEIDISTAISYLRRETITIPEGYPKGYLLVIFKDTPLGWIKNIGNRTNNLYPQEWRIRSSHSPENTEHFL